One window of Campylobacter sp. RM12651 genomic DNA carries:
- a CDS encoding flagellar assembly protein A: MEKYIIKTDKPYDELTNYANRYRKDINNLDFKVLHYETIITKDGMSQTLLEHELEVFNDDKFFNDDMEIKQIYEIEIIDNIVPLIDFKIGTNKNLTKVVANFSAINYDDKIEFAEYIENIRDLINKKFIKAGLLLGIREFTFQEQLVKMLKAFESKQIMEASIVLAKGIEPINAINSETKLYYKDKKVDENAKIDYSQRGFINAISKDELIIEFIKPIKAVNGKDLKGNIINATNSNIISEPDFKVSENIRMLEDDLSIKYYANINGYVTFVYRDKLYDIKDSVSVQAVEFKTTGSIDAGINKDITLNVDEQDYLKDAVGANLSIEVSTLNVKGNIAQNSVVKAKIANIGGQTHSKSKIYAKKINIEVHRGYCEGEDIEVNRLENGVIVGKNVRVKHALGGKIIANKVMIDTLTTNTTIEVSDIAVVKECLGENNKFLVSASKSPIIVKSLEKTLGQLAEVNKNLLSLPKIIDSKKSIIDANKDSIMQIKQRLAEMKQSNIIPPTAFLQKIRDYQNVVLEYNDLITKLKDFKDKHKDLEDDLKRLQNKVYEAKVINTKRWANLNEIKFKLLYPDIELTYNTKEYEDLYCLKLERVMIGDEESAKIVKLKRTEVKNYEDEFMEEKEDY; the protein is encoded by the coding sequence TTGGAAAAATACATAATCAAAACAGATAAACCTTATGATGAATTAACAAATTATGCAAATAGATATAGAAAAGATATAAATAATTTAGATTTTAAGGTTCTTCATTATGAGACAATAATCACTAAAGATGGAATGTCTCAAACTCTTTTAGAACACGAATTAGAAGTATTTAACGATGATAAATTCTTTAATGACGATATGGAAATTAAACAAATATATGAAATAGAAATAATAGACAATATTGTTCCATTAATTGATTTTAAGATAGGAACAAATAAAAATCTTACTAAGGTAGTAGCAAATTTTAGTGCTATAAATTATGATGATAAAATAGAATTTGCTGAATATATAGAAAATATTAGAGATTTAATTAATAAAAAATTTATAAAAGCAGGTTTATTACTAGGCATTAGAGAATTTACTTTTCAAGAGCAGCTTGTAAAAATGCTAAAGGCATTTGAAAGTAAGCAAATTATGGAAGCTAGTATAGTTTTAGCTAAGGGGATTGAGCCAATTAATGCTATTAATTCAGAAACCAAGCTTTATTATAAAGATAAAAAAGTAGATGAAAATGCTAAAATTGATTATTCTCAGCGTGGTTTTATAAATGCTATTAGTAAAGATGAATTAATAATTGAATTTATTAAACCAATAAAAGCTGTTAATGGTAAGGATTTAAAAGGAAATATCATTAATGCTACTAATTCTAATATTATAAGTGAGCCTGATTTTAAGGTTAGTGAAAATATTAGAATGCTTGAAGATGATTTGAGTATAAAGTATTATGCAAATATAAATGGCTATGTAACTTTTGTTTATAGAGATAAGTTGTATGATATAAAAGATAGTGTTAGCGTTCAAGCTGTGGAATTTAAAACAACAGGTTCAATTGATGCAGGTATTAATAAAGATATTACTTTAAATGTTGATGAACAAGATTATTTAAAAGATGCAGTAGGGGCAAATCTTAGTATAGAAGTAAGCACACTTAATGTAAAAGGAAATATCGCTCAAAATTCAGTAGTAAAAGCAAAGATTGCAAATATAGGTGGACAAACTCATTCAAAAAGTAAGATTTATGCGAAAAAAATCAATATAGAAGTGCATAGGGGTTATTGCGAAGGCGAAGATATAGAAGTAAATAGGCTTGAAAATGGCGTTATTGTAGGAAAAAATGTAAGAGTAAAACACGCATTAGGCGGTAAAATCATAGCAAATAAAGTAATGATAGATACACTTACAACTAATACAACTATAGAAGTTAGTGATATTGCAGTTGTTAAAGAGTGCTTAGGAGAAAATAACAAATTCTTAGTAAGTGCTAGTAAATCTCCAATAATTGTTAAAAGTCTTGAAAAAACTTTAGGTCAATTAGCCGAAGTAAATAAAAATCTATTATCTTTACCAAAAATTATAGATAGTAAAAAATCAATCATAGACGCTAATAAAGATAGTATTATGCAAATTAAACAAAGATTAGCAGAGATGAAGCAAAGTAATATTATTCCACCTACTGCATTTTTGCAAAAAATTAGAGATTATCAAAATGTTGTGCTTGAATATAATGATTTAATTACTAAATTAAAAGATTTTAAAGATAAGCATAAAGATTTAGAAGATGATTTAAAAAGATTGCAAAATAAAGTCTATGAAGCAAAGGTTATAAATACTAAAAGATGGGCGAATTTAAATGAAATTAAATTCAAATTACTTTATCCTGATATTGAGCTAACTTATAATACTAAAGAATATGAAGATTTATATTGTTTAAAATTAGAAAGAGTTATGATAGGTGATGAAGAAAGTGCAAAAATAGTAAAGCTAAAAAGAACAGAAGTTAAAAATTACGAAGATGAATTTATGGAAGAAAAGGAAGATTATTGA
- the ruvA gene encoding Holliday junction branch migration protein RuvA: MIVYLEGEVIKKTPAFIILKTYGVGYGINLSLLSAARINKGDKVALLITQIIKEDSNKLYGFLDESEQILFEALIKVNGIGATSAMALLSSMDVASLQSAIINENAKALCKAPGIGAKSASRLILELKDKIIKLGISAENNYYYEASEALLALGFKQEAVIKALKDINANSVSEVIKLALKKLS; this comes from the coding sequence TTGATAGTTTATTTAGAAGGTGAAGTTATTAAAAAAACTCCTGCGTTTATAATCTTAAAAACTTATGGAGTAGGGTATGGAATAAATCTTAGCTTATTAAGTGCTGCTAGGATTAATAAAGGAGATAAAGTAGCTTTATTAATTACTCAAATTATTAAAGAAGATTCAAATAAATTATATGGCTTTTTAGATGAAAGTGAGCAAATATTATTTGAAGCCTTAATAAAAGTAAATGGCATAGGTGCTACAAGTGCTATGGCACTTTTATCGTCAATGGATGTAGCGAGTTTGCAAAGTGCTATTATTAATGAAAACGCAAAAGCTTTATGTAAAGCTCCAGGAATTGGTGCTAAGAGTGCAAGTAGATTAATATTAGAATTAAAAGATAAAATAATCAAATTAGGAATAAGTGCGGAGAATAATTATTATTACGAAGCTAGTGAAGCTTTACTTGCTTTAGGTTTTAAACAAGAAGCTGTGATTAAAGCTTTAAAAGATATAAATGCAAATAGTGTTAGCGAAGTAATAAAACTAGCTCTTAAAAAATTAAGTTAA
- a CDS encoding D-alanine--D-alanine ligase: MKYAMVFGGNSYEHEISIVSAVTVAKLLDDVIFIYVSFDNEFYLIDKNNMNANYFAKGGFKNLKPLVLKHGGFYLKKLLGEEKVEFDIAINIVHGKDGEDGKLASMFDFYNIKYIGPRTAACVLSFDKHLTKLYANEVGVKTIAYKLLESKNDEVELPVILKPARLGSSIGINIVKNKEDFAYAYDSSYEFDDKILAEPFIENIQEVNLAGFFDGEKIVFSKIEEPKKNGHLDFDQKYLSFKQEKVEEVKLNDELVNKLKDAFTRLYLPLFKGALIRCDFFIKDNEIYLNEINPNPGSYANYLFDDFKSSLEKLAKSIESDFKIKENFTFLNKIVRAK; this comes from the coding sequence ATGAAATACGCAATGGTTTTTGGTGGGAATTCTTACGAGCATGAAATAAGCATAGTAAGTGCTGTAACTGTGGCAAAATTATTAGATGATGTAATTTTTATTTATGTTAGTTTTGATAATGAGTTTTATCTAATAGATAAAAACAATATGAATGCAAATTATTTTGCAAAAGGTGGTTTTAAAAACCTTAAGCCTTTAGTATTAAAACACGGTGGCTTTTATCTTAAAAAACTTTTAGGCGAAGAAAAAGTAGAATTTGATATAGCTATTAATATAGTTCATGGAAAAGATGGCGAAGATGGGAAATTAGCCTCTATGTTTGATTTTTATAATATAAAATACATAGGCCCTAGAACTGCTGCTTGTGTGCTTAGTTTTGATAAACATTTAACTAAACTTTATGCAAATGAAGTAGGGGTTAAAACAATTGCTTATAAATTATTAGAAAGCAAAAATGATGAGGTTGAACTACCTGTTATTTTAAAACCAGCTAGGCTTGGAAGTAGTATAGGTATAAATATAGTAAAAAATAAAGAAGATTTTGCTTATGCGTATGATAGTTCGTATGAATTTGATGACAAGATTTTAGCAGAGCCTTTTATTGAAAATATTCAAGAAGTAAATCTAGCAGGATTTTTTGATGGCGAAAAAATTGTATTTTCAAAGATTGAAGAGCCTAAGAAAAATGGTCATTTAGATTTTGACCAAAAATATCTAAGCTTTAAACAAGAAAAAGTAGAAGAAGTAAAACTTAATGATGAGTTAGTAAATAAATTAAAAGACGCTTTTACTAGACTTTATTTGCCGTTGTTTAAAGGTGCTTTAATTAGATGCGATTTTTTTATTAAAGATAATGAGATTTATCTAAATGAGATTAATCCAAATCCAGGTTCTTATGCTAATTATTTATTTGATGATTTTAAATCTTCTTTAGAAAAATTAGCAAAATCTATTGAAAGTGATTTTAAAATTAAAGAAAATTTCACATTTTTAAATAAAATTGTAAGAGCTAAATAA
- a CDS encoding thermonuclease family protein, giving the protein MRFVLIFLLSINLFAGEYFVSKVMDGDTIQVRKGKKKTKVRLYGIDAPETSQNFGAYCTRVLSSKIIGKKVDLKIKGKDKYKRTIAIVYLDEVDINRYVVQQGCAWAYSYYTNMYKSDELKARQELKGLWIDKNAQNPYEWRKKHKNRRSESEELKKLFQWLIA; this is encoded by the coding sequence ATGAGATTTGTTTTGATATTCTTGCTAAGTATTAATCTATTTGCAGGAGAGTATTTTGTATCAAAAGTAATGGACGGAGATACTATTCAAGTAAGAAAAGGCAAGAAAAAAACAAAAGTTAGATTATATGGCATTGACGCACCTGAAACAAGTCAGAATTTTGGTGCATATTGTACTAGGGTTTTGTCTTCTAAAATAATTGGCAAAAAGGTTGATTTGAAAATCAAAGGCAAAGATAAATATAAAAGAACCATAGCAATTGTATATTTAGATGAGGTAGATATAAATCGCTATGTAGTTCAGCAAGGTTGTGCTTGGGCGTATTCTTATTATACAAATATGTATAAAAGCGATGAGTTAAAAGCAAGACAAGAATTAAAAGGCTTATGGATAGATAAAAACGCTCAAAATCCTTATGAATGGAGAAAAAAGCATAAAAATAGAAGAAGTGAAAGTGAAGAGCTGAAAAAATTATTTCAATGGTTGATAGCATGA
- a CDS encoding polyprenyl synthetase family protein, with translation MEKIDFYINEFIKELKHPSIYEYLAKVNHGKRLRSKLILKIAGVSDEAYKLCAVIECIHLASLMHDDVIDEALTRRNAPSINAIYGDKTAIMLGDILYSIAFYNLCSFKSEIAACVGRAVALLSSGELLDVELGESFNEDESKYYEMIYKKTASLIEASAYAAALLANYPNANDYKEFGKNLGIAFQIVDDILDITQDEATLGKPNLNDYKEGKVTLPYIMLDKKLQGDDKARLRSYFCKTLSKDELLWIKEQFLKYDLINASINEAKNYGELALKYASSDELKEIVKKMIFREF, from the coding sequence ATGGAAAAGATAGATTTTTATATAAATGAATTTATAAAAGAGTTAAAGCATCCTAGTATTTATGAGTATTTAGCCAAGGTAAATCACGGCAAAAGATTACGTTCAAAACTGATTTTAAAAATAGCTGGAGTTAGTGATGAAGCTTATAAATTATGTGCAGTAATTGAGTGTATTCATCTAGCATCACTTATGCACGATGATGTAATAGATGAAGCACTAACTAGAAGAAATGCTCCAAGTATTAATGCAATTTATGGCGATAAAACTGCTATTATGCTAGGCGATATTTTATATTCAATTGCGTTTTATAATTTATGCTCTTTTAAAAGTGAAATAGCAGCTTGTGTTGGTCGTGCAGTTGCCTTACTTAGTAGTGGCGAATTGCTTGATGTAGAGCTTGGAGAAAGCTTTAATGAAGATGAGAGCAAATATTATGAAATGATTTATAAAAAAACTGCTTCATTAATAGAAGCGAGTGCATATGCAGCAGCACTTTTAGCTAATTATCCTAACGCTAATGATTATAAAGAATTTGGTAAAAATCTAGGAATTGCCTTTCAAATAGTTGATGATATTTTAGATATTACTCAAGATGAAGCTACTTTAGGAAAGCCAAATCTAAATGATTATAAAGAAGGCAAAGTTACTCTTCCATACATTATGCTAGATAAAAAATTGCAAGGCGATGATAAAGCAAGGCTAAGGTCTTATTTTTGTAAGACTTTAAGCAAAGATGAATTATTGTGGATAAAAGAGCAATTTTTAAAATACGATTTAATAAATGCAAGTATAAATGAAGCTAAAAATTACGGAGAACTTGCATTAAAATACGCAAGTAGCGATGAATTAAAAGAAATCGTTAAAAAAATGATTTTTAGGGAGTTTTGA
- the hemA gene encoding glutamyl-tRNA reductase, translating to MHYFSVSFTHKNTSIEVRERLALSDEFKKKEIYKLILANDYIEECVILSTCNRIEIMCYIENQVGVYEYIIKCLCLICKIDEQLIKNSPDIYEGSGFIHHLFSVSSSLDSLVIGETQITGQLKQALQSANYSPNLEVAINYSFKCAAMIRNKTAISKNSVSVSSVAVAKAREICDIKTKKILLIGSGLMIELAAKHLLNHTKGNIAIISRTKANALKLANELDLICLDYEDLISILNSYELIFCATSSNEPIITKDIISPVEFKRYFFDIAVPRDIELENSELIEVFSVDSLNEIVKKNMQFKDEEAKIAFSVVAKMVNEFYKDLNVIQVTPIIKAMRIRADEIINQELAIAIKKGYLKNSDNEEALKFAKQVMKSYLHEPTIRLKNIDDEGLETQSLNYLFNVKENE from the coding sequence ATGCATTATTTTAGCGTTAGTTTTACTCATAAAAATACAAGTATTGAAGTAAGAGAAAGACTAGCTTTAAGTGATGAATTTAAGAAAAAAGAAATTTATAAATTAATCTTAGCTAATGATTACATAGAAGAATGCGTGATTTTAAGCACCTGTAATAGAATAGAAATAATGTGTTATATTGAAAACCAAGTGGGTGTTTATGAATACATAATAAAGTGCTTATGTTTAATTTGTAAGATTGATGAGCAACTTATCAAAAATTCTCCTGATATTTACGAAGGCAGTGGGTTTATTCATCATCTTTTTAGTGTTTCAAGCTCACTTGATAGCCTTGTAATAGGGGAAACTCAAATTACAGGTCAATTAAAACAAGCCTTGCAAAGTGCTAATTATTCTCCTAATTTAGAAGTAGCGATTAATTATTCTTTTAAATGTGCTGCAATGATTAGAAATAAAACCGCTATTTCAAAAAACTCTGTATCAGTAAGCTCTGTTGCAGTAGCAAAAGCAAGAGAGATTTGTGATATTAAAACTAAAAAAATCCTTTTAATAGGAAGTGGTTTGATGATAGAATTAGCTGCAAAACACTTGCTAAATCATACAAAAGGAAATATTGCGATAATTTCAAGAACCAAAGCAAATGCTTTAAAACTAGCAAATGAACTAGATTTAATATGCTTAGATTATGAAGATTTAATCTCTATTTTAAATTCTTATGAGCTTATATTTTGTGCTACTAGTTCAAATGAACCTATAATTACTAAAGATATTATAAGTCCGGTTGAGTTTAAAAGGTATTTTTTTGATATTGCTGTGCCAAGAGATATTGAGCTTGAAAATAGCGAATTGATAGAAGTTTTTAGCGTTGATAGTCTAAATGAAATAGTTAAGAAAAATATGCAATTTAAAGATGAAGAAGCAAAAATTGCTTTTAGTGTAGTTGCAAAAATGGTTAATGAGTTTTATAAGGATTTAAATGTAATTCAAGTAACTCCTATAATAAAAGCTATGAGAATTAGAGCAGATGAAATTATAAATCAAGAATTAGCAATAGCAATTAAGAAAGGTTATTTAAAAAATAGTGATAATGAAGAAGCATTGAAATTCGCAAAACAAGTTATGAAGTCTTATTTGCACGAACCTACAATAAGACTTAAAAATATTGATGATGAAGGTTTAGAAACGCAAAGTTTAAATTATTTATTTAATGTGAAGGAAAACGAATGA
- a CDS encoding proline--tRNA ligase, translated as MRFSKLYAPTTKEAPRDAILKSHILLSRAAYIEQLGSGLYSYLPLGLEVLENIKNIVIKHMKNAGANYLNLSFVCPLNYWDESGRSAKFGKELLRFKDRKENDFILSPTAEEAIVALVRGKITSYKQLPINLFQIQTKFRDEARPRFGLFRAREFIMKDAYSFHDSLESLEAEFLNMQEAYCKIFDELGLNYAIVEADSGAIGGSGSREFMVISPSGEDDLAICECGYCANIETAKRAKRKFIKEIEADFAKFHTPNVKTIEDLAKFFKCKEHNFIKAVAKKAIYVDKEEIIVYFIRGCDELNETKALNAANALDLVDASEEELIKANLVPGFIGLKDCPVRFFIDSELENESDLICGANEKDYHYVGFKVTSFLQERFYDLSLVKENDECHKCNKALKITKGIEVGHIFKLGDKYSSAMNATYLDNNGKAKPFIMGCYGIGISRLLAVIAECNNDDYGLIFDKNISAFTLQIIISDIKNEEQIKFANDIYEYCLANGIKVLLDDRNERFGVKMSDYELIGTPYAIVVGKKLDDNLVEFRARKTLEKLELNSNEVKDKLSNLLK; from the coding sequence ATGAGATTTTCAAAATTATACGCACCAACGACAAAAGAAGCACCAAGAGATGCTATCTTAAAAAGTCATATTTTACTTAGTAGAGCAGCTTATATAGAGCAACTTGGCTCAGGACTTTATAGTTATTTACCATTAGGGCTTGAAGTATTAGAAAATATTAAAAATATTGTAATTAAGCATATGAAAAATGCAGGAGCAAACTATTTAAATCTTAGTTTTGTATGCCCGTTAAATTATTGGGATGAGAGTGGAAGAAGTGCTAAATTTGGTAAAGAATTGTTAAGGTTTAAGGATAGAAAAGAAAATGATTTTATCCTAAGTCCGACAGCAGAAGAAGCAATAGTTGCACTTGTGCGTGGAAAAATTACAAGCTATAAACAATTGCCTATTAATTTATTTCAAATTCAAACTAAATTCCGTGATGAAGCAAGACCTAGATTTGGACTTTTTAGAGCTCGTGAGTTTATTATGAAAGACGCTTATAGTTTTCATGATTCGCTTGAGTCTTTAGAAGCTGAATTTTTAAATATGCAAGAAGCGTATTGTAAAATTTTTGATGAATTAGGGTTAAATTATGCGATTGTAGAAGCAGATAGCGGAGCAATTGGTGGAAGTGGTTCAAGAGAATTTATGGTGATTAGTCCTAGTGGAGAAGATGATTTGGCTATTTGTGAATGTGGATATTGTGCTAATATAGAAACAGCAAAAAGAGCTAAAAGAAAATTTATTAAAGAAATAGAAGCTGATTTTGCAAAATTTCACACTCCAAATGTAAAAACCATAGAAGATTTAGCTAAATTCTTTAAATGCAAAGAGCATAATTTCATAAAAGCAGTAGCAAAAAAAGCAATATATGTAGATAAAGAAGAAATCATAGTATATTTTATAAGAGGTTGTGATGAGCTAAATGAAACTAAGGCTTTAAATGCAGCTAATGCACTTGATTTAGTAGATGCAAGTGAAGAAGAATTAATAAAAGCTAATTTAGTTCCAGGATTTATTGGGCTTAAGGATTGTCCTGTTAGATTTTTCATAGATAGCGAGTTAGAAAATGAAAGCGATTTAATTTGTGGAGCAAACGAAAAAGACTATCATTATGTAGGATTTAAGGTAACTAGCTTTTTACAAGAGCGTTTTTATGATTTAAGCTTGGTTAAAGAAAATGATGAATGCCATAAGTGCAATAAAGCTTTAAAAATTACAAAAGGCATTGAAGTAGGGCATATATTTAAATTAGGCGATAAGTATTCAAGTGCTATGAATGCAACTTATCTTGATAATAATGGCAAGGCAAAACCTTTTATAATGGGTTGTTATGGTATAGGAATTAGTAGGCTTTTAGCAGTAATTGCTGAATGCAATAATGATGATTATGGGCTTATTTTTGATAAAAATATTTCAGCATTTACATTACAAATCATAATATCAGATATTAAAAATGAAGAGCAAATTAAGTTTGCAAATGATATATATGAGTATTGTTTGGCTAATGGCATTAAGGTTTTATTAGATGATAGAAATGAGCGTTTTGGTGTAAAAATGAGTGATTATGAGTTAATAGGCACACCTTATGCTATTGTAGTGGGTAAAAAACTTGATGATAATTTGGTAGAATTTAGAGCTCGTAAAACACTTGAAAAACTAGAATTAAACTCAAACGAAGTTAAAGATAAATTATCAAATCTTTTAAAATAA